A region of Deinococcus rubellus DNA encodes the following proteins:
- a CDS encoding alpha/beta fold hydrolase: MTLQHLTVNGTRLFADVRGSEQLPPLIVLHGGPGLDHHEFANYLDPLTDTVRLVLLDMRAQGESDRDAPEDTWTLSQMAADVGGVAQALGAAKYAVFGHSYGAFVALQQAVSEPGAAAASIVSCGVPSNRFLEGIEAKISAFEPLHLRRQVQDSWTGEADVTTEADFARLMDEQMPWHFADPEDPRLPDYTRRSAGRYAPDVLRKFSAAGYGGIEVESSLNRVTSPMLVLAGRHDRTCPPEASQVTAAGVPGAQLHVFEESGHMPFVEQPDEFLNVVRRFLQSALG, translated from the coding sequence ATGACACTCCAGCATCTGACGGTCAATGGCACCCGACTCTTCGCCGACGTGCGCGGTTCTGAGCAGTTGCCGCCGTTGATCGTGCTGCACGGCGGCCCCGGCCTCGACCACCACGAGTTCGCCAACTACCTCGATCCGCTGACCGACACGGTGCGGCTGGTGCTGCTGGACATGCGTGCCCAGGGAGAGAGTGACCGCGACGCACCCGAGGACACCTGGACGCTTTCGCAGATGGCCGCCGACGTGGGCGGGGTGGCGCAGGCGTTGGGAGCTGCGAAATACGCCGTGTTCGGTCATTCCTACGGCGCGTTCGTGGCCTTGCAGCAGGCCGTCAGCGAGCCGGGCGCAGCGGCGGCCAGCATCGTGTCGTGCGGCGTGCCGTCCAACCGGTTTCTGGAGGGCATCGAAGCGAAGATCTCGGCGTTTGAGCCGCTGCACCTTCGGCGGCAGGTGCAGGACTCCTGGACTGGAGAGGCGGACGTCACCACTGAGGCCGATTTCGCCCGCTTGATGGACGAGCAGATGCCCTGGCACTTCGCCGATCCTGAAGACCCCCGCCTGCCCGACTACACCCGGCGCAGCGCGGGCCGCTACGCCCCCGACGTGCTGCGGAAGTTTTCGGCCGCCGGTTACGGCGGGATCGAGGTCGAATCAAGCCTGAACCGGGTCACCTCACCCATGCTGGTGCTGGCTGGCCGCCATGACCGAACCTGCCCGCCTGAGGCATCCCAGGTCACGGCGGCGGGGGTGCCGGGTGCCCAGTTGCACGTCTTTGAAGAAAGCGGTCACATGCCGTTTGTCGAGCAGCCGGACGAATTTCTGAATGTGGTTCGCCGTTTCCTGCAATCGGCGCTGGGCTGA
- a CDS encoding MarC family protein, with translation MNVSALSSLALQTFLTMLVVMDPIGLAPLYIGLAGGRPTAERRAIALKASLVAGGIILVFGLLGKPLLDHLGISLDAFRVAGGILLFLIALDMVFGRANASRESPDEEQHAQERPDISVFPLAIPLIAGPGTLASIMILAGGAHGNPLLLGGVFVVTAAVLLLCYLALRVSSHLARVMGESGIHVITRVLGVLLAALAVQYVADGVRGFLG, from the coding sequence GTGAACGTTTCGGCCCTCTCAAGTCTCGCCCTGCAAACTTTCCTGACCATGCTGGTGGTCATGGACCCCATCGGCCTGGCTCCGCTGTACATCGGCCTGGCGGGAGGCCGCCCGACTGCGGAGCGCCGCGCTATCGCCCTGAAAGCCTCGCTGGTGGCGGGCGGCATCATATTGGTGTTCGGCCTGCTGGGCAAGCCGCTGCTCGACCACCTCGGCATCAGCCTCGACGCCTTCCGGGTGGCGGGCGGCATTCTGCTGTTTCTGATCGCGCTCGACATGGTCTTCGGGCGGGCCAATGCCAGCCGCGAGTCGCCCGACGAAGAGCAGCACGCCCAGGAGCGGCCCGACATCAGCGTGTTTCCGCTGGCCATTCCGCTGATTGCCGGGCCGGGCACGCTGGCCAGCATCATGATTCTGGCGGGCGGCGCGCACGGCAACCCGCTGCTGCTCGGCGGCGTCTTCGTGGTCACGGCGGCGGTGCTGCTGCTGTGTTATCTGGCGCTGCGGGTGTCCAGCCACCTCGCGCGCGTTATGGGCGAATCAGGCATTCACGTCATCACGCGGGTGCTGGGCGTGCTGTTGGCGGCGCTGGCCGTGCAGTACGTCGCCGACGGTGTTCGGGGGTTCTTGGGCTGA
- a CDS encoding PIG-L deacetylase family protein, giving the protein MTEINPRLKLLLIVPHPDDEVYGASGTLMDFIEEGHTVGLVTLTRGEAGRTLGLCETPAELAQLREVELRACLDVIGLQVHEQLSFPDKYLKDQPLEELVAAARSAMQRHRPETVLAFPPNGSNGHPDHVTAHKAVKAAWDSLPENERPQLWYYASETPPENEELRDIWIPPNIKRDVSRHITRKLQAIACHRTQALSTVDFIRKFPERVTEETFYQVE; this is encoded by the coding sequence ATGACCGAAATCAACCCCAGACTCAAACTCCTGCTGATCGTGCCGCACCCCGACGACGAGGTCTACGGCGCGTCCGGCACCCTGATGGACTTCATTGAAGAGGGACATACCGTGGGCCTGGTGACCCTGACACGCGGCGAGGCGGGGCGCACCCTGGGACTGTGTGAGACGCCCGCCGAACTCGCCCAGTTACGCGAAGTGGAACTGCGGGCTTGCCTGGACGTAATTGGTTTGCAGGTTCACGAGCAGCTGAGCTTTCCCGACAAGTACCTCAAAGATCAGCCGCTGGAAGAACTCGTCGCCGCTGCCCGCAGCGCCATGCAGCGCCACCGGCCCGAAACGGTGCTGGCTTTTCCGCCCAACGGCAGCAACGGCCACCCCGACCATGTCACCGCCCACAAAGCCGTTAAGGCCGCCTGGGACAGCTTGCCGGAAAACGAGCGGCCCCAGCTGTGGTATTACGCTTCCGAAACACCACCGGAAAATGAGGAGCTGCGCGACATCTGGATTCCGCCCAACATCAAGCGTGACGTGAGCCGCCACATCACCCGCAAATTGCAGGCCATCGCCTGCCACCGCACCCAGGCCCTGAGCACCGTGGATTTCATTCGCAAGTTTCCCGAGCGCGTCACCGAGGAGACATTTTATCAGGTGGAGTGA
- a CDS encoding ABC transporter ATP-binding protein yields the protein MSKSTLASVRPAIEVKGLQKKYRDQVVLEEVSLGVKPGEVYALTGPNGAGKTTLIRCMTGLAFPTGGEVTIMGRDVHTDGPRARANLGAVVEAPAKFYPQFTGSQNLSMHAQLAAMAPSMGGGKTKRVGRDRVREVLALLELTRMAERPVGQYSLGQRQRLGVAAAILAEPKVLILDEPTSGLDPLGIGLIHRIVTGLATSGCAVILSTHHLREIATYAHTVGILTGGRMVDSVDLRARQAAYRFRVDDPLGAVQTLSALPFVKKASARTPYAIAHIGGEARVPDALAHLSAAGIRVFEASPDHFDLYEYYRERVEQH from the coding sequence GTGTCAAAGTCCACACTTGCTTCCGTGCGCCCGGCCATCGAGGTCAAGGGGCTGCAAAAGAAATACAGGGATCAGGTGGTGCTCGAAGAGGTCTCGCTGGGCGTCAAACCCGGCGAGGTTTACGCCCTGACCGGCCCCAACGGTGCGGGCAAGACCACCCTGATCCGCTGCATGACCGGCCTGGCCTTCCCCACCGGCGGCGAGGTCACCATCATGGGCCGCGACGTGCACACCGACGGCCCGCGCGCCCGCGCCAACCTGGGCGCGGTGGTCGAGGCCCCGGCCAAGTTCTATCCGCAGTTCACCGGATCACAAAACCTCAGCATGCACGCCCAGCTCGCGGCGATGGCCCCCAGCATGGGCGGCGGCAAGACCAAACGGGTCGGCCGTGACCGGGTGCGCGAGGTGCTGGCCCTGCTCGAACTCACCCGCATGGCCGAGCGCCCGGTGGGACAGTACTCGCTGGGCCAGCGTCAGCGCCTGGGCGTGGCCGCCGCCATTCTGGCCGAGCCCAAGGTGCTGATTCTCGATGAACCCACCTCGGGCCTCGATCCGCTGGGCATCGGGCTGATTCACCGGATCGTGACCGGACTGGCCACCAGCGGCTGCGCCGTCATCCTGAGCACCCACCACCTGCGCGAGATCGCCACCTACGCCCACACCGTCGGCATTCTGACGGGGGGCCGGATGGTGGACTCGGTGGACCTGCGCGCCCGCCAGGCGGCCTACCGCTTCCGGGTGGACGATCCGCTGGGCGCAGTGCAGACGCTCTCGGCACTGCCGTTCGTGAAGAAGGCCAGTGCCCGCACGCCCTACGCCATTGCCCATATCGGCGGCGAGGCCCGCGTACCTGACGCCCTAGCGCACCTCTCGGCGGCGGGCATCCGGGTGTTCGAGGCCAGCCCTGACCATTTCGATCTCTACGAGTACTACCGCGAACGGGTGGAACAACACTGA
- a CDS encoding DdrH: MTNPTNPYVEWFDGLRAEYGEQLKQMPLPEGLPEHLRDLMAKGDDEAILFMLKLAWQLGAQVGFSAGQQQNGAGQPSRKSSSVQA; encoded by the coding sequence ATGACGAATCCGACGAATCCGTACGTGGAATGGTTCGACGGGCTGCGGGCCGAGTACGGCGAACAGCTCAAGCAGATGCCGCTGCCGGAAGGCCTGCCGGAGCACCTGCGCGACTTGATGGCCAAGGGCGATGACGAGGCCATCTTGTTTATGCTCAAGCTGGCCTGGCAACTCGGGGCCCAGGTGGGCTTCAGCGCCGGGCAGCAGCAGAATGGGGCCGGTCAGCCGAGCCGCAAGAGTAGCAGCGTCCAGGCTTAG
- a CDS encoding coiled-coil domain-containing protein — translation MKKSLLALTAALSFGFAAAQDTAPAAPAAQVPALTDVPAGHWAKDAIDKLVSQGIILGYPDGTFRGTQNLTRYEAAVIIARLLNQMGTAQAPVLDAETMTSLQNAIQELAADLAALGVRVSDLEENAVTKDDFARLEQRVEQLGSMTPAPTDTAAPAPFDNSANEQTQADLQDQVSTVQDQVSTNTDDIATNGSAIADLQGQISDFTTRADDLQANYDTLRADVDDNASSIAALNDLTVLLNQDILNLQDRASAIEAAQADFVQRADFDNLVGRVAVTETKITDFGNRISALEKNAFSIKPTLTATYFVARADREMDIDRLFPGTKFSTGDDGDSATTDTPVDYVDLGNNQTKVVNNANGLYGFSTDTYTYAVVLTNPTANTNKTVTYTAARGTQPAYTISAADTALGFTQAGTPVEVGTQAVNSEGATTLDFGIDFSNKGAFSSGTSANTGAYLTSAGGVTIKSVDVQFGITANPSLTGTQTASDLAHYPAITDSNGYTYEPLFFYFKNGTAVFTVGNSPVTVDFGRSLKTKFSDYIFDNNLDGRGDGYAVTVDGSNLPVLGAFKPIIKAIYGSSNLTYDATGANVHATTGANGDYRYYRGVRAEITPIGTLKLGLNYAQEGRDTVGTQLAINGVQNVVAYGADAHGGLFGFQIDSEYARSTVTGTPTDNSTTQRTATAFYGKASGAVGPVRVYDLNYRSIGAGYDKYAAISEANPGDTTNGSTTPYNRGDRAATYLSNGVYVAQDPTPGQVGAGAEVGGALGPVAVGGYYNTQTIEGGSLGQKDANGIVDFGVTAKVNLLNLVTVRGGYYGLYAGAQSADVSNSVKGDGTRYGVRADVTPGLGLSIGAFYRDLSLSGNRAQNDVLAYDAAGDTSTLFANSRYGAYYMLAGNTLTNQSGCGAQHPGTGLTDTDAVGGALTFSLAAFSDATCYSEYGAEIMHDGALPTALVKNLTLRFGYAARYRNATSSYSGSALYADGLYNAKLGFLNANIKALYNSTGFDQGSEPTVADVRTIAAGAKVSTDTLDTIFKPSVEGQVGYLSRNYSGTSTANGDYDVSGLSYRAGIKLHDFLLPTGQLAVYYAGLNAKNRAYTPWTNSTDNTAGSYGDQNTGTTINQNGLYVEGNYYDLSFAYGLYNLSAVDTNGNQVALPNGQAAKGSTFKITYKVGF, via the coding sequence ATGAAGAAGTCTCTGCTCGCTCTCACCGCTGCGCTGTCGTTTGGCTTCGCAGCCGCCCAGGACACCGCACCGGCGGCTCCTGCGGCCCAGGTCCCCGCTCTGACCGACGTGCCTGCCGGTCACTGGGCCAAGGACGCCATCGACAAGCTCGTTTCGCAGGGCATCATTCTGGGCTATCCGGACGGCACCTTCCGGGGCACCCAGAACCTGACCCGCTACGAAGCGGCGGTCATCATCGCGCGTCTGCTCAACCAGATGGGCACGGCCCAGGCACCTGTTTTGGACGCCGAGACCATGACCAGCCTGCAAAACGCCATTCAGGAGCTGGCCGCCGATCTGGCCGCTCTGGGCGTTCGCGTCAGCGACCTGGAAGAAAACGCCGTTACCAAGGACGACTTCGCCCGTCTGGAGCAGCGCGTTGAGCAACTCGGCAGCATGACGCCCGCGCCGACCGACACCGCCGCCCCCGCGCCGTTCGACAACTCGGCCAACGAGCAGACCCAGGCCGACCTGCAAGACCAGGTTTCGACCGTGCAGGATCAGGTGTCGACCAACACTGACGATATCGCCACCAACGGAAGCGCGATTGCCGACCTGCAAGGCCAGATCAGCGATTTCACCACCCGTGCCGATGATCTCCAGGCCAACTACGACACGCTGCGCGCCGACGTGGACGACAACGCCAGCAGCATCGCGGCCCTCAACGACCTGACCGTCTTGCTGAACCAGGACATCCTGAACCTGCAAGACCGCGCCAGCGCCATCGAGGCGGCCCAGGCTGACTTCGTTCAGCGTGCCGACTTCGACAACCTGGTGGGCCGCGTGGCGGTCACGGAAACCAAGATCACCGATTTTGGCAACCGCATCAGCGCGCTGGAGAAGAACGCCTTCAGCATCAAGCCTACCCTCACCGCCACCTACTTCGTGGCCCGCGCTGACCGCGAAATGGATATTGACCGTCTCTTTCCCGGCACCAAGTTCAGCACCGGCGACGACGGCGACAGTGCCACCACCGACACCCCGGTGGACTACGTGGATCTGGGCAACAATCAGACGAAGGTGGTCAATAACGCCAACGGTCTGTACGGCTTCTCGACGGATACCTACACCTATGCTGTGGTCTTGACCAACCCCACCGCCAATACCAACAAAACGGTGACTTACACGGCGGCGCGTGGGACTCAGCCCGCCTATACCATCTCGGCGGCTGACACGGCCCTGGGCTTTACCCAGGCAGGCACGCCAGTTGAAGTTGGCACCCAGGCGGTCAACAGCGAGGGTGCAACCACCCTCGACTTCGGCATTGACTTCAGCAACAAGGGTGCCTTCAGCAGCGGCACCAGTGCCAACACCGGCGCTTACCTCACCAGCGCGGGCGGCGTGACCATCAAGTCGGTGGATGTCCAGTTCGGCATCACCGCCAACCCCTCACTGACCGGTACCCAGACCGCTTCTGACCTGGCCCACTACCCGGCCATCACCGATTCCAACGGCTACACCTACGAGCCGCTGTTCTTCTACTTCAAGAACGGCACGGCGGTCTTCACGGTGGGCAACAGCCCCGTAACGGTGGACTTTGGCCGCAGCCTCAAGACCAAGTTCAGCGATTACATTTTCGACAACAATCTCGATGGGCGTGGCGACGGCTATGCGGTGACGGTGGACGGCAGCAACCTGCCGGTACTGGGCGCGTTCAAGCCGATCATCAAGGCCATCTACGGCAGCAGCAACCTGACGTACGACGCGACTGGAGCCAACGTTCACGCTACCACCGGAGCCAACGGCGATTACCGCTACTACCGTGGCGTGCGCGCCGAGATCACCCCGATTGGTACCCTCAAGCTGGGCCTGAACTATGCCCAGGAAGGCCGGGATACCGTCGGCACCCAGCTGGCCATCAATGGCGTGCAGAACGTCGTCGCCTACGGTGCGGACGCCCACGGCGGACTGTTCGGCTTCCAGATTGACAGCGAGTACGCCCGCAGCACCGTGACGGGCACCCCCACCGACAACTCCACCACCCAGCGGACTGCGACTGCCTTCTACGGCAAGGCCAGCGGCGCGGTGGGTCCGGTCCGCGTGTACGACCTCAACTACCGCAGCATCGGCGCGGGCTACGACAAGTACGCCGCGATCTCCGAGGCCAACCCCGGTGACACCACGAACGGCAGCACCACGCCCTACAACCGGGGTGACCGCGCGGCGACTTATCTGTCCAACGGCGTGTATGTTGCTCAGGACCCGACGCCCGGCCAGGTCGGCGCAGGCGCGGAAGTCGGCGGCGCGCTCGGCCCGGTGGCAGTGGGTGGGTACTACAACACCCAGACCATCGAGGGCGGCAGCCTGGGCCAGAAAGACGCCAACGGCATCGTGGACTTCGGCGTGACCGCCAAGGTCAACCTGCTGAACCTGGTCACCGTGCGCGGCGGCTACTACGGCCTCTACGCTGGCGCACAGTCGGCGGACGTGAGCAACTCGGTCAAGGGCGACGGCACCCGCTACGGGGTGCGCGCCGACGTGACGCCGGGCCTGGGTCTCTCCATTGGCGCGTTCTACCGTGATTTGTCGCTCAGCGGCAACCGCGCCCAGAACGATGTGCTGGCCTATGACGCTGCAGGCGACACCTCCACCCTGTTTGCCAACAGCCGTTACGGTGCTTACTACATGCTCGCTGGCAACACCCTTACCAATCAGAGCGGCTGCGGTGCCCAGCACCCCGGTACGGGCCTGACTGATACCGACGCTGTCGGCGGCGCACTGACCTTCAGCCTGGCCGCCTTCTCGGATGCGACCTGCTACAGCGAGTACGGCGCGGAAATCATGCATGACGGCGCGCTGCCCACCGCCCTGGTCAAGAACCTGACCCTGCGCTTCGGCTACGCCGCCCGCTACCGCAACGCCACCAGCAGCTACAGCGGCTCGGCCCTCTACGCCGACGGTCTGTACAACGCCAAGCTCGGCTTCCTCAACGCCAACATCAAGGCGCTGTACAACAGCACTGGTTTCGATCAGGGCAGTGAGCCGACTGTGGCTGACGTCCGCACCATTGCTGCCGGAGCCAAGGTCAGCACCGACACCCTCGACACCATCTTCAAGCCCAGCGTCGAAGGCCAGGTCGGCTACCTCAGCCGCAACTACTCCGGTACCAGCACCGCCAACGGCGACTACGACGTGTCGGGCCTGAGCTACCGCGCCGGAATCAAGCTCCACGACTTCCTGCTGCCCACCGGCCAGCTGGCCGTCTACTACGCGGGCCTCAACGCCAAGAACCGCGCCTATACCCCCTGGACCAACAGCACCGACAACACGGCGGGCTCCTACGGTGACCAGAACACCGGCACCACCATCAACCAGAACGGTCTGTACGTGGAAGGCAACTACTACGACCTGTCGTTCGCCTACGGCCTCTACAACCTGAGTGCCGTCGACACCAACGGCAACCAGGTCGCCCTGCCCAACGGCCAGGCAGCCAAGGGCTCGACCTTCAAGATCACCTACAAGGTCGGCTTCTAA
- a CDS encoding menaquinone biosynthesis decarboxylase — translation MAFPDLHSFMALLEARGELLRVSTPVSSDLEITEIADRLVKAGGPAVLFENVRLMDGSQSAFPVVIGLMGTRERTALALGVSDLDELARRVRALIDLKGSGGVGGLLSNLPKLRDAVHLLPRRVRTGAVQEVIWRGDEVDLTRLPVLKCWPLDGGPFVTLPLVITKDPETGERNMGMYRMQIMGKTVTGMHWQRHKTGTRHLEKARQLGQRLEVAVALGGDPALIYAATAPLPPIPGLDEFALAGYLRGQRYPVIKGVTVDLDVPANAEIVLEGYVDPQEDWAVEGPFGDHTGFYTLPELYPRFHVTAVTMRREAVYPATIVGRPPMEDAYLIEASERLFLPAAQLVLPEITDYHLPPVGVAHNLVVVSIKKSFPGHAYKVANGLFGLGQMMFAKVIVVIDDDLAVTDMAAVWRRVAELARPGRDTLISRGPMDVLDHSSRAWSFGGKLIIDATRKRPEELGSALSSREAQVESGVGESAFTPHAESELPTFEGVKAQVQTPEGYWFVALNKTWPHQAQALAEQFTAHPAAAGVRHLLIADDRTDVHNSDDVWWTILNNTDPERDVKVLGKVLVWDGTPKLPGEGFVRPWPPKIEMSADVVSRVEALWHVYPLPQRWRT, via the coding sequence ATGGCGTTTCCAGATCTGCATTCCTTCATGGCCCTGCTCGAAGCGCGTGGTGAACTGCTGCGCGTCAGCACTCCGGTAAGCAGCGACCTGGAGATCACCGAGATCGCCGACCGGCTGGTGAAAGCGGGCGGCCCGGCTGTGCTGTTCGAGAACGTTCGCCTGATGGACGGCTCTCAGAGCGCCTTTCCTGTCGTGATCGGTCTGATGGGCACCCGCGAGCGCACCGCCCTGGCGCTGGGCGTCTCCGATCTCGACGAGCTGGCCCGCCGGGTCCGCGCCCTGATTGACCTCAAGGGCAGTGGGGGAGTGGGCGGCCTGCTCTCCAATCTCCCCAAGCTGCGCGACGCGGTCCATCTGCTGCCGCGCCGGGTCCGCACTGGCGCGGTGCAGGAAGTCATCTGGCGCGGCGACGAGGTCGACCTGACCCGCCTGCCAGTCCTTAAATGCTGGCCGCTCGACGGCGGCCCTTTCGTGACGCTGCCGCTGGTCATCACCAAAGATCCTGAAACTGGCGAGCGTAACATGGGCATGTACCGGATGCAGATCATGGGCAAAACCGTGACCGGAATGCACTGGCAGCGCCACAAGACTGGCACCCGGCACTTGGAGAAAGCCAGGCAGCTCGGCCAGCGCCTTGAAGTCGCGGTGGCCCTGGGAGGCGATCCGGCGCTGATTTACGCCGCCACCGCGCCACTGCCGCCGATCCCTGGCCTCGACGAGTTTGCGCTGGCTGGTTACTTGCGCGGCCAGCGCTACCCGGTCATCAAGGGCGTCACGGTTGACCTCGACGTGCCCGCCAACGCCGAGATCGTTCTGGAAGGCTACGTCGATCCGCAGGAAGACTGGGCAGTGGAGGGGCCCTTCGGTGACCATACCGGCTTCTACACCCTGCCGGAACTCTACCCGCGCTTTCACGTCACCGCCGTGACCATGCGCCGGGAAGCCGTTTACCCGGCGACCATCGTGGGCCGCCCGCCGATGGAAGACGCTTACCTGATCGAAGCCAGCGAGCGTTTGTTCTTGCCCGCTGCCCAGCTCGTCTTGCCGGAGATCACCGATTACCACCTGCCCCCGGTGGGTGTGGCACACAATCTGGTGGTGGTGAGCATCAAGAAGAGTTTTCCCGGCCATGCCTACAAGGTCGCCAACGGGCTGTTCGGTCTGGGGCAGATGATGTTCGCCAAGGTCATCGTGGTCATTGACGACGATCTGGCGGTCACTGACATGGCAGCGGTGTGGCGGCGGGTGGCTGAACTCGCCCGTCCAGGCCGCGACACCCTGATCTCGCGCGGCCCGATGGATGTGCTCGACCATTCCAGCCGTGCCTGGAGTTTCGGCGGCAAGCTGATCATCGACGCCACCCGCAAGCGCCCCGAGGAACTCGGCTCGGCACTCAGCAGCCGTGAGGCGCAGGTGGAGTCTGGGGTGGGAGAGAGCGCTTTCACGCCGCACGCCGAGAGCGAACTTCCCACCTTCGAGGGCGTCAAGGCCCAGGTCCAGACACCGGAGGGCTACTGGTTCGTCGCGCTCAATAAGACCTGGCCCCATCAGGCGCAGGCGCTGGCCGAGCAGTTCACGGCCCATCCGGCGGCGGCGGGCGTGCGCCACCTGCTGATCGCCGATGACCGCACCGATGTCCACAATTCGGATGACGTCTGGTGGACCATCCTCAACAACACCGACCCCGAACGGGACGTGAAGGTGCTGGGCAAGGTGCTGGTCTGGGACGGCACGCCCAAGCTGCCCGGCGAGGGCTTTGTGCGCCCCTGGCCTCCAAAAATCGAGATGAGCGCCGACGTCGTGTCGCGCGTCGAGGCCCTCTGGCACGTCTATCCACTGCCGCAGCGCTGGCGCACTTGA
- a CDS encoding manganese-dependent inorganic pyrophosphatase — translation MISVFGHLNPDTDAVTAALVYAHLLSRTGTPATAYRLGDLNLETAYVLREVGLDAPELLSSLAAGSPVALVDHNESAQSLPNLIDLDVRYVVDHHKLGDLTTSQPALLRFEPLGCTATLLLKLHREAGLSIEPVDARLMLSAVLSDTLHFRSPTTTDADRDAAAFLAPIAGIDDVAGYAMQMFAAKSNLGDIAADKLLKMDYKVFPFGTQTWGLGVVETTNPAYVFGRQSELLSAMQAEKAAAGLGGILLSVVDILNETNRTLIVSEHEAEVVRAAFGAGTQDNVADLGHLISRKKQIVPALEAHFAD, via the coding sequence ATGATTTCTGTCTTCGGTCACCTCAATCCCGATACCGACGCGGTCACGGCGGCGCTGGTCTACGCCCACCTGCTCTCTCGCACCGGCACCCCAGCCACTGCCTACCGCCTGGGCGACCTCAACCTGGAAACTGCCTACGTGCTGCGTGAAGTGGGCCTGGACGCTCCTGAGCTGCTCTCCAGTCTGGCGGCGGGCAGCCCGGTGGCGCTGGTGGACCACAACGAATCGGCCCAGAGCCTGCCTAATTTGATTGACCTGGACGTGCGGTACGTCGTGGACCACCACAAGCTCGGCGACCTGACGACCAGCCAGCCCGCTCTCCTGCGCTTCGAGCCACTGGGCTGCACCGCCACGCTGCTGCTCAAGCTCCACCGCGAGGCGGGGCTGTCTATCGAACCGGTGGACGCCCGGCTGATGCTGAGCGCCGTTCTCTCGGATACCCTGCACTTTCGCAGCCCCACCACCACCGACGCCGACAGGGACGCAGCGGCATTTCTCGCGCCCATCGCGGGCATTGATGACGTGGCGGGCTACGCCATGCAGATGTTCGCGGCCAAGAGTAACCTCGGTGATATTGCCGCAGACAAGCTGCTGAAAATGGACTACAAGGTCTTTCCCTTCGGCACGCAGACCTGGGGGTTGGGAGTCGTCGAGACGACCAATCCCGCCTATGTTTTCGGGCGGCAGTCCGAACTGCTCAGTGCCATGCAGGCTGAGAAAGCTGCTGCGGGTCTCGGCGGCATTCTGCTGAGCGTGGTGGATATCTTGAACGAGACCAACCGCACCCTGATCGTGTCGGAGCACGAGGCCGAGGTGGTACGGGCCGCCTTTGGGGCCGGGACGCAGGACAATGTCGCCGATCTGGGCCACC
- a CDS encoding HNH endonuclease yields the protein MNGPELQAAPLRVATNLNVPRVLVLNASYEPLHVTSAKRAITLVQYGVAEVLENSADVVRSPSTVLLVPSVIRLRRYIRRPRIHPIPFNRRNVLRRDAYTCQYCGEKGDLTLDHVQPRSKGGRHSWENVVVACRPCNQRKGDRTPEEAAMPLRLRPRAPSFGFYAQGQFAQDRSEWHKYLGG from the coding sequence ATGAACGGGCCAGAGCTTCAAGCTGCGCCTCTGCGGGTGGCCACGAATCTGAACGTGCCGCGCGTGCTGGTGCTGAACGCTTCTTACGAGCCGCTGCACGTGACCAGTGCCAAGCGGGCCATCACCCTCGTCCAGTACGGCGTGGCTGAGGTTCTCGAAAACAGCGCCGACGTGGTCAGGTCGCCCAGCACCGTGTTGCTGGTGCCCAGCGTCATCCGGCTGCGGCGCTACATCCGCCGCCCGCGCATCCACCCGATTCCCTTCAACCGCCGCAATGTGCTCAGGCGCGACGCCTACACCTGCCAGTACTGCGGTGAGAAGGGCGACCTCACCCTGGATCACGTGCAGCCGCGCTCGAAGGGTGGGCGGCACAGCTGGGAGAACGTGGTGGTGGCCTGCCGTCCCTGCAACCAGCGCAAGGGAGACCGCACCCCCGAGGAGGCTGCCATGCCGCTGCGGCTGCGCCCACGCGCGCCCAGCTTCGGCTTCTACGCCCAGGGCCAGTTTGCCCAGGACCGCAGCGAGTGGCATAAGTATCTGGGGGGCTGA